The sequence GCCGCGACGCCGTGCCCGGCGACCATGTGGTGATCGAGACATTTCCGGAGGAGAACGAGAAGAACGGCAAGGCCTTCGTCAAGAAGCTGGTCAAGCGCACCGCGGGCGAGCTGGTGGTCGAGCAGTACAATCCGCCGAAGACGCTGACATTCAACCGCTATGCGATCAAGCATGTCTGGCGGGTTATACCGCTGAAGGAACTGCTGGGGTATTGAGGCGGGACGCCCCTTCCTTCTCCCCTTGTGGGAGAAGGAAGAACGATCCCCCCTCAAGCCCGTCTCGACCCCTCCACCAACACCTCCCGGTCGCTCAGCATCTGCGCCTCGCTGCGCACGCGCTGGCGCTCGTCGACGAAGGCGGCCTGGATCGAGATCGCCGTGCCCGGCAGCCCGTCGGCGCGGCAGGCCGAGCAGACGATGCGGCCCGAAAGTTCCGCCAGCGGCGTGTTGCCCGTCACCCCGAAACGCCGGAGCTCATCCGGTTTCCACCACCTGTTGCGGCCGCAATCGGCGCATTCGACCGATATCGAGACGACATGCGCGATAACTGGTTTCCTGCCCGGCAATGCCATTGCCCCTCCACCCCGTTTGTTCCTGATTTGTTCGTATATTCCTGCGTTTTGAGCTGGGAGTCGAGTCGCAGTTTTAACACTTCTCCAGAAGTTTCCCTTTTACCAATTTTTGAGTTATGCTTTCATAAACTCACAAACGTGAGTCGGCAGGGAATTGCCGCATCAGACCCGGGAGCAACGATGGATGCCGCCGATTTCGCCCGCGCCTGCGGTTACACCGGCGACAGCCCTGCTCTGCTCGAAGCCTTCGAGGCGATCCGCCGCAACGGCATCGCGCAGGCCCGCCAGGATCATTTCCGGCGCAAGGCCGTCATCGACGCGCTGAAGCAGTCGGAGCCGCTGTTCCTGGCCGCGATCGGCCCGGCGCTGTCGGCGGACGAAGCCATCGAGGACACCGCCCGCTTCATCGCCTGCTGGCGCAACATGCCGCGCTGGCGCCAGGAGCGGCGCCTGCCCGACCTCGTCAGGGCGAGGCAGCAGCGTCTCGTGGCGCGCTTCTTCCGCCGCTACGGCCATCGCCTGTGGGCGCTCGAAGCGGCTTGAGCCGCCTGCAATTGACCATCCGGCTGGCCTGACCGGCCCTGATTCCGTCGGATTGCTGCGCTGATTGGTGCTTCGAAACCCGCCGGAAGGACCCACCATGAAACGCCTTGTTCTCGCCGCCCTTTGGATCATGGCGCTTGCTCTGTCCGCGCACGCCGCCGGCGACACAACCACCGGGCTTGCCGACATCACGGTGCTGATCGTGCGCCATGGCGAAAAGCCCGACAGCGGCCCCGGCCTGTCGCCCGAGGGCGAAGCCCGCGCCCAGGCCTATGTCGCCTATTTCCAGCCCTTCCTACTCGACGGCGTCGCCTTCCGGCCCGATATGCTGGTGGCCAGTGCCGATTCCAAGAGCAGCGCGCGCGAACGGCTGACGCTGACGCCGCTCAGCCAGGCGCTGAAACTGCCGATCGACCAGCGCTTCGCCGACCACGAAGTCCAGAACCTCGTCGCCGCGCTGTCGACTGAAAGCCACGGCAAGTCGATCCTGATCGCCTGGCATCACGGCCAGCTGGCCAAACTCATCAAGGCTTTCGGCGCCGACCCAAAGACGCTGCTGCCGAACGGCAAATGGCCTGATGATGTCTTCAACTGGGTGGTGGTGCTGCGCTTCGACCATACCGGGCAGCTGGAGCCGGATTCGGCGCGGGTGATTGAGGAGAAGCTGGCGGGTTAAAATGACCTACGCTGATGCGAGGCACCCCCCTCTGTCCTGCCGGACATCTCCCCCGCAAGGGGGAGATTGGTAGTTTCGTCGGCTTCGCTTTTTCCTCAGCGTTGAAAATTTGCGAAAGCCGTCATGACATCCGATCTCCCCCTTGCGGGGGAGATGTCCGGCAGGACAGAGGGGGTGCCTGGGCGCGACCTCTCCCTACCGCCTCACCCGCGACTTCAACCACCGGTCAAACGCCACCGCCAGGATCAGGATCAACCCGATCACGATGCTCTGCGTGTAGGACGACACATTGTTGAACTGCAGCCCGTTCTGCAACACGCCAATCAGCGCGGCGCCCACCACCGTGCCGCCGACCGAGCCGATGCCGCCGAACAGCGAGGTGCCGCCGATGACGACGGCGGAGATGACCGTCAGCTCGTAGCCGATACCGGCGACCGCTTCGGAAGAATTCAGCCGCGCCGACAGCACGAAGGCCGCGAGCCCGGCGAAGAAGCCGACGATGACATAGACCGAAACCAGGATGCGGTCGACGCGCAGGCCCGACAGGCGCGCGGCCTCGGCATTGCCGCCGACGGCATAGACGGCGCGGCCATAGCGCGTGTAGCGCAGCACGATGTGGCACAGGATCGCGGCGATGGCGAAGATGATTGCCGGCACCGGCACCGGGCCGATCAGCCCCGTGCCGAACCAGCGCATCGAGGCGTCGAAGCCGGAGATCGGCCCGCCATTGGAGATGGTCAGCGTCAGCCCGCGAAACACCGTCAGCCCGCCCAGTGTGACGACGAAGGGCGGCACTTTCAGCCTGGTGATGGCAAGCCCCTGCACGCCGCCGGCGGCAGCACCGACGATGACGGCGGCCAGCAGCGCCGCGAACCAGCCATAGCCCTGCGTGCCTGAGGTCGACAGCGACAGCGTGTTGGCCGCCCCGCCCTTGGCGATGACGGCGGCGACCATGCCGCAGAAGGCGAGCAGCGAGCCGACCGACAGGTCGATGCCGGCGGTGAGGATGACGAAGGTCATGCCGAGCGCGATCAGCCCGGTGATCGAGATTTGCCTTGTGATGTTGAACAGATTGATCGGGTCGATGAAGCTCGGCTTCAGCACGGTGAAGACGATGACCAGCGCCGCCAGGAACAGCAGCGGCCCGAAACTCATCAACAGCCGTGCGATCGTCACGCCGCCGCGCTGGTTCTGTTCTTCGGCGATGCTCAT is a genomic window of Mesorhizobium huakuii containing:
- a CDS encoding flagellar basal body-associated protein FliL gives rise to the protein MKRLVLAALWIMALALSAHAAGDTTTGLADITVLIVRHGEKPDSGPGLSPEGEARAQAYVAYFQPFLLDGVAFRPDMLVASADSKSSARERLTLTPLSQALKLPIDQRFADHEVQNLVAALSTESHGKSILIAWHHGQLAKLIKAFGADPKTLLPNGKWPDDVFNWVVVLRFDHTGQLEPDSARVIEEKLAG
- a CDS encoding ABC transporter permease — translated: MSIAEEQNQRGGVTIARLLMSFGPLLFLAALVIVFTVLKPSFIDPINLFNITRQISITGLIALGMTFVILTAGIDLSVGSLLAFCGMVAAVIAKGGAANTLSLSTSGTQGYGWFAALLAAVIVGAAAGGVQGLAITRLKVPPFVVTLGGLTVFRGLTLTISNGGPISGFDASMRWFGTGLIGPVPVPAIIFAIAAILCHIVLRYTRYGRAVYAVGGNAEAARLSGLRVDRILVSVYVIVGFFAGLAAFVLSARLNSSEAVAGIGYELTVISAVVIGGTSLFGGIGSVGGTVVGAALIGVLQNGLQFNNVSSYTQSIVIGLILILAVAFDRWLKSRVRR